The DNA segment CTTGGATGGGTTTTCGTCAGGGTTTTCTGGTGGCTTCTGAGAATCGATTTTGCTTTCGAATTCTTTGCTTGAGACAACAGATATTGCAATAGTGTTTCCAAGAATTCTCTCGCCGTTTTTCTTCAGTGCTTTTTTCCCGGACTCCTCGTTTGCAAATTTGATGAACGCTTCACCGATACGCTTGCCAGAGATGTCATTTATGATCTTCAGGCCATCAAATGGTATCTCACATCCAACAAAAAGCCTTCTTATATCTTTGTAGTTGAAGGTCTGGGGAATGTTCTTAACATGAACGAACCTTTGATCCGATGTCTGTGGAGAGTCTGTTGATCTGACTTCGCTGTCAgattttttctcactttctgaATTTTTGCCaccttcatttttctcattctctggCTTCTTCTCTGTGGGCGAGTCTTTGGATCCAGAATCTAACGTTTTGCTGGAAGGCTGCTGCGATTTCGTGTCTCTGTCTTTGGTCGATGAGCGTTCTCGGTccctgtctttgtctttttctcgaTCTCGCCGATCACTCCTATGGTCTCTCTCACTCCTCCTCGAGTGTCGGTCACTGCTTCTCTCCCTGTCAaagctcttctctctctcatctcgaCCTCGTCCACGTTCGTAAGACCTTCTATCGGAACGCTTGGAAAAGCGGTCGTCCCGACCTCTGTTTCTGCTGTCATCTCTTCCTCGCTCTTCTCTATATCTGCGATCAGCATATccccgtctttctctctctctttcggcATCTCTTGGGTGTGGACCCCGCTGATCTTTGTCAGCGTCAGTCTTCAAGCTGGACGGTTCAAATGCGTGAAGCATGCCTGGTCGTCCATCACCAAGCCCAGCAGGGGCATCTCCTAAGAGACCCTTGGTGGCTCGCACTTCGGTGTTGTCTCGCCAgtttctctctctgcctctggTGTCCACATCTTCTTTATTCCATCTTCTGTCGGTGTCCATCTCACGGCCAAATCCTGAGCCTGGACCACCACCACGTCCACGTCCATCACCTCTGCCACGTCCACGTTCGCCTCTTGAGTCAAAGTCCCTGTTTCCAAAAGGCGGTCTGCGCATGTCTTGACGTTCTTCATCAAATCCACGTTCATGTCCCCTTCCAATGTCTGATGGTGCTCCTCCATACTGGTTCTCTTCACCTTCCATCTGCATTGCGTATGGATCATACTGCTCTTGCTCTTCGGCATAGCCTTGACGACTAAAGTCTCGACCACCTGGTGGTCCAAATCTATCAGGCCTGTCAAAGCCCCTGCCTCTGCTTCTGTCATAGCCCCTACCACGTGCACCTTCTGATCCTCTTCCTCGTGCGCCTTCAAAGCCTCTGCCTCTTGGGCCTGGGAAACTCTCATCAATTTCCATCTCTTGTACTCCCACATCCTCCATACCTAGCTCTCTCTGATGATCAAACTCTCTCATGCCTTGATGCTCTCTGGGACCTTCAAATCCTCTTCCATCAGGTCCAGAAAATCGGTCATTTTCATTAACACCTCTTGAGCCAGGAAAACTGTCAAACCTGCCACCACGGCCTCCAAATCTTCTCCCACCTCCTCTGTTTCCAGGACCCCCATAAGTTATTCCACCTGGTCGAGCACCACTTCGAAAATCAGAGTCTCCTCCATCAATAAATTGgccccttcctctctcttcatCAGGATGGGAGAGATCTGCATTTTGTCTTATGTCCATGGTGTGATCACCTCTTTCATCGAAGTTTCCATGAGATCCTCTTCTGTTCATATCATCACCTTCATCATATCCAGGCCAGTGGCCTCGTTCCATGGCTGTGACTTCATCATATGCTTCATCTGTATGTGAAAGCTGCTGACTAAGAGGTGGCATAGCTGGTGTTGGTAACATTCCCTGACCTCTCTGAAAGCCTTGTGGCATCCCCACTGACCCAGGCATGCCTTCTTCTAGTGAAGCTCCAGGGCGACCATGTTCAAAACCTTTGCCTTGTCTCTGATCCAAATTTGACCTCATGGGTCCTTGCATCATCATTCTGTCATCACCTAGCCCTCTTACATTGGGTGTTGCACCAGGACGTGCACCAAGAAGTCCTACTCCTTTCATTTCAGGACCTCTGGTACCTGTTTGTTCATCATCTGCTACTGGAAGACCAGGTCTCTGAAGAACGCCAGCCATAAGAGGCTCTGAAAAGCCAGATTTTCCTTGTCTCATTGTAAATCTAGAGTCATTTTGTTGCTTTACCTCTGGTGCATAAAAGTTTTGTTGGTTGATGAGAGAATCTTGTGAATGTGTTTGGTCTCCTCCCTGCATAGAAAACTGCTGATGCCCTGACAGCTGGCCATCTCTTCCATGTGACGGGTACTGCTCAGATCGCTGCATGCTCTGCACTCCTTGGAAGCCAAACTTGCCTTGACCTGTTTCACTGCCAAAATACTGCCTGCTACCAGACATATCTTGGCCATGACCTTGCCACTGCTGCTGGTCATTTACAGGATAGTCTGCTTCTTGAGCTCCAGAAAAATCAACA comes from the Pomacea canaliculata isolate SZHN2017 linkage group LG12, ASM307304v1, whole genome shotgun sequence genome and includes:
- the LOC112576661 gene encoding uncharacterized protein LOC112576661, producing the protein MSVIIRLQGLPWSASALDIRHFFKGLTIPAGGVHIIGGERGDAFIAFGSDEDARQAMMRTLLPLSGTPVQLFLSSKSEMQNVIEEARVAEAAVAMTGSAVTPLGGSASLQGAATGQIFQGPNYPGPHGAASQRFPLQGELHAARDGQGQIPSGPPSGNFPGSSHSLGLQNREIPTQQQFGFQSDRSQAPSQISYSGSGSSQIPSGSNQFRMSEGNQPSDARYPYNQDMGNVDFSGAQEADYPVNDQQQWQGHGQDMSGSRQYFGSETGQGKFGFQGVQSMQRSEQYPSHGRDGQLSGHQQFSMQGGDQTHSQDSLINQQNFYAPEVKQQNDSRFTMRQGKSGFSEPLMAGVLQRPGLPVADDEQTGTRGPEMKGVGLLGARPGATPNVRGLGDDRMMMQGPMRSNLDQRQGKGFEHGRPGASLEEGMPGSVGMPQGFQRGQGMLPTPAMPPLSQQLSHTDEAYDEVTAMERGHWPGYDEGDDMNRRGSHGNFDERGDHTMDIRQNADLSHPDEERGRGQFIDGGDSDFRSGARPGGITYGGPGNRGGGRRFGGRGGRFDSFPGSRGVNENDRFSGPDGRGFEGPREHQGMREFDHQRELGMEDVGVQEMEIDESFPGPRGRGFEGARGRGSEGARGRGYDRSRGRGFDRPDRFGPPGGRDFSRQGYAEEQEQYDPYAMQMEGEENQYGGAPSDIGRGHERGFDEERQDMRRPPFGNRDFDSRGERGRGRGDGRGRGGGPGSGFGREMDTDRRWNKEDVDTRGRERNWRDNTEVRATKGLLGDAPAGLGDGRPGMLHAFEPSSLKTDADKDQRGPHPRDAERERERRGYADRRYREERGRDDSRNRGRDDRFSKRSDRRSYERGRGRDEREKSFDRERSSDRHSRRSERDHRSDRRDREKDKDRDRERSSTKDRDTKSQQPSSKTLDSGSKDSPTEKKPENEKNEGGKNSESEKKSDSEVRSTDSPQTSDQRFVHVKNIPQTFNYKDIRRLFVGCEIPFDGLKIINDISGKRIGEAFIKFANEESGKKALKKNGERILGNTIAISVVSSKEFESKIDSQKPPENPDENPSKQNQAEEPPTVKPQDKSSLIVLVQGLPPNVSREELASFFQTVKIADNGDAIFIEYDSRGQCTGLAYMEVSSVQDFKVAMGYDGRLFGARNLKISVGRREEMDVLIKKQQDMFQRQSHKSGEQSGPGLLGSAPSSRPPLMGARPAPMPLMSLFQGPPRNGPVLDQHQSKVPYGEKSHYGSMNSPCVHLQGLSMMVTYKEIREFFQGLNIVPRGVQIVHDGMGKPMGEGFVEFATPEDRDEALKKDKTSMGHRVVAVKSISKSDMIERLRNARLVGLPPGQGPPPMHHFKHGGGPPLGPKPIPPGVLNPQWYYLRCQNFPGNTTIKDILNFFHEFQPIPESIRLHFSADGSQTGNALVGFGAYEDRQRALQDMNGKFFRRSSINLQPVSG